The following coding sequences lie in one Streptomyces venezuelae genomic window:
- a CDS encoding HEAT repeat domain-containing protein, protein MTTTPQSPDPTQTPQTPQTSQSRQSQQTLKALRDNNSSVRLRAALAAGTSPDPRYVDHLVERSATEPEFFVRDMLTWALTRHPVDLTLPELLGELSSEHAQARSQALHTLSKIADPRSWPAITKALLTDADDEVARSAWRAAVLLVPEGDEAALAATLATQLGRGERETQLSLSQALVALGAVIEPVLHEATTAPNADVRAHALATRQLLHDPDAGFTLAIEEAKRTAALTGAPQNGQEAPGAAQDTQGTPRDGQ, encoded by the coding sequence ATGACCACGACACCCCAGAGCCCGGACCCGACACAAACCCCCCAGACACCCCAGACATCCCAGTCCCGGCAGTCCCAGCAGACACTCAAGGCCCTGCGGGACAACAACTCCTCCGTACGCCTGCGAGCCGCCCTGGCAGCCGGCACCAGCCCCGACCCGCGCTACGTCGACCACCTCGTCGAACGAAGCGCGACCGAGCCCGAGTTCTTCGTCCGCGACATGCTGACCTGGGCACTCACCCGCCACCCCGTGGACCTGACCCTGCCCGAACTGCTCGGGGAACTCAGCTCGGAGCACGCCCAGGCACGCAGCCAGGCCCTGCACACCCTCTCCAAGATCGCAGACCCGCGGTCCTGGCCGGCCATCACCAAGGCCCTGCTGACCGACGCCGACGACGAGGTCGCGCGCAGCGCCTGGCGTGCCGCGGTCCTCCTCGTCCCCGAAGGCGACGAAGCCGCCCTGGCCGCCACCCTGGCCACCCAGCTCGGACGCGGCGAGCGCGAGACACAGCTGAGCCTCAGCCAGGCACTGGTCGCGCTCGGCGCGGTCATCGAACCGGTCCTCCACGAGGCGACCACGGCCCCGAACGCCGACGTACGAGCCCACGCCCTCGCCACCCGGCAACTGCTGCACGACCCGGACGCCGGATTCACCCTGGCCATCGAGGAAGCCAAACGCACCGCGGCCCTCACCGGCGCCCCACAAAACGGCCAGGAGGCACCGGGCGCCGCCCAGGACACCCAGGGCACCCCACGGGACGGACAATAG
- a CDS encoding HEAT repeat domain-containing protein: protein MLIGEVAKQSGVSARMLRHYESLGLVQPSQRTDSGYREYSAKDIQRIFHIESLRSLGLSLRDIGRALDDADFTPAALVGDLIRQTHDRIATETELLTRLRRIDAADPTDWQDVLKVIALLQALGSHNPGTRQRAALSTAHGTPVPVEALVEAALSETQPNVAGTLRWALAQAPDDAPALLAKGLDSPLPAVRRRAVQALAKMPGDQTTTHLHDALTDPDPQVRGQAALALGTRGETTAIPTLIDMIVAGRNDTDAADALSELAGQDTATAHRITTRLVDHLAHPTTQPPARGRLTQALADIPGTTAAQALVQLSHDEDPAVSLTATYLLQART, encoded by the coding sequence GTGCTGATCGGTGAGGTGGCAAAACAGTCCGGCGTGAGCGCCCGCATGCTCAGGCACTACGAATCCCTCGGCCTGGTCCAGCCATCCCAGCGCACCGACTCCGGCTACCGCGAATACTCCGCGAAAGACATCCAGCGGATCTTCCACATCGAAAGCCTGCGCTCCCTTGGCCTGTCCCTGCGCGACATCGGGCGCGCCCTGGACGACGCCGACTTCACCCCCGCGGCCCTCGTCGGCGACCTCATCCGCCAGACACACGACCGCATCGCCACCGAGACCGAACTGCTCACCCGCCTGCGCCGCATCGACGCCGCCGACCCCACCGACTGGCAGGACGTCCTCAAGGTCATCGCGCTCCTGCAGGCCCTGGGATCGCACAACCCCGGCACCCGCCAGCGCGCAGCCCTCTCCACCGCCCACGGAACCCCCGTGCCGGTGGAGGCCCTGGTCGAAGCGGCACTGAGCGAAACACAGCCGAACGTCGCGGGCACCCTGCGCTGGGCACTGGCGCAGGCACCCGACGACGCCCCGGCACTCCTGGCCAAAGGCCTCGACTCACCCCTGCCCGCGGTACGCAGACGCGCCGTCCAGGCCCTCGCCAAAATGCCCGGGGACCAGACCACCACGCACCTGCACGACGCCCTCACCGACCCCGACCCGCAGGTCCGCGGGCAAGCGGCCCTGGCCCTTGGGACACGCGGAGAGACCACAGCGATCCCGACGCTCATCGACATGATCGTCGCGGGACGGAACGACACCGACGCGGCCGACGCCCTGAGCGAACTGGCGGGCCAGGACACCGCGACGGCCCACCGGATCACCACCCGCCTCGTCGACCACCTCGCCCACCCCACCACACAGCCCCCCGCCCGCGGCCGCCTGACCCAGGCCCTGGCCGACATCCCGGGAACGACAGCCGCACAAGCCCTCGTACAGCTGTCGCACGATGAGGACCCGGCAGTCTCCCTGACCGCCACCTACCTCCTCCAGGCCCGCACCTGA
- a CDS encoding NlpC/P60 family protein: MPYDTAAFARSFLGELRARVLPGTPVRTEVRHGDQRVAVLTEGARTVVVSGPERTFTENKQSFADVFDRLVPDPALLPAKRLKPGWGYSPAGGTWSVHGGTAGDADFGVHTRGAATMVLKDTEEGRYATLTDDGISDVDVMCEASLDKVPVGNACSVALLFGYRSGSAHYRARLSFTTKGEVDLRVERVADGRTVVLAEAGPLATGVRAGAVWKIRVRRTGVKALVTAWPAAGVEPGEPIAQVEVAEAGRRGRVGVRGFASSGCTNLPVTVAVRRFEVADATWAAPPSVTHRDWVRLLDAPFDGAWTPAVEAVVRGWAGSMAPDVFSYAMMFLPDAPPVGGADPRVGGADVLGEAGYGKPDSQGLLPVGADFHDYMQQPWAFPDETREPEDKQGRHLDCSGYVRMVYGFHLGVDMVAVKDPAKKALPRKSGAMVDFAPGVRVAQRAGSGGSGVDLGQLQPGDLVLFDVHDVAGDPDDPESYDVDHVGIYLGLDQEDKRRFLSSRKSADGPTMADISGASVLDGPGIYADSLHTVHRI, encoded by the coding sequence GTGCCGTACGACACGGCGGCCTTCGCTCGTTCCTTTCTCGGGGAGCTGAGGGCGAGGGTGCTGCCGGGCACGCCGGTGCGTACGGAGGTGCGGCACGGGGATCAGCGGGTGGCCGTGCTGACCGAGGGGGCGCGCACCGTGGTGGTGTCCGGGCCCGAGCGGACGTTCACGGAGAACAAGCAGTCTTTTGCCGATGTGTTCGACCGGCTGGTTCCCGACCCGGCGCTGCTGCCCGCCAAGCGGTTGAAGCCCGGTTGGGGCTATTCGCCGGCCGGTGGCACCTGGAGTGTGCACGGGGGGACGGCCGGTGATGCCGATTTCGGTGTCCACACCAGGGGTGCGGCGACGATGGTCCTCAAGGACACGGAGGAGGGCCGCTATGCCACGTTGACGGATGACGGGATATCCGACGTCGACGTCATGTGTGAGGCCTCCTTGGACAAGGTGCCGGTGGGCAACGCCTGTTCTGTTGCTCTGCTCTTCGGGTATCGCAGTGGGAGCGCGCACTATCGGGCTCGGCTCTCCTTCACCACGAAGGGGGAGGTGGATCTGCGCGTGGAGAGGGTGGCGGACGGCAGGACGGTGGTGCTGGCCGAGGCGGGGCCGCTTGCCACGGGGGTGCGGGCCGGTGCCGTGTGGAAGATCCGGGTGCGGCGTACGGGGGTCAAGGCGCTGGTCACGGCGTGGCCTGCGGCCGGTGTGGAGCCCGGGGAGCCCATCGCGCAGGTGGAGGTCGCGGAGGCGGGGCGTCGTGGGCGGGTGGGGGTTCGCGGGTTTGCCTCTTCGGGCTGTACGAATCTGCCGGTCACTGTGGCCGTGCGTCGTTTTGAGGTGGCTGATGCCACGTGGGCGGCGCCGCCTTCGGTGACGCATCGCGACTGGGTGCGGCTTTTGGACGCGCCGTTCGACGGTGCGTGGACGCCGGCCGTTGAGGCCGTGGTGCGTGGCTGGGCCGGTTCGATGGCCCCGGACGTCTTCTCGTACGCGATGATGTTCCTGCCCGATGCCCCGCCTGTTGGGGGTGCGGATCCGCGGGTGGGGGGCGCGGACGTGCTGGGTGAGGCGGGGTATGGGAAGCCCGACAGTCAGGGGCTGTTGCCCGTCGGCGCGGACTTCCACGACTACATGCAGCAGCCGTGGGCCTTTCCCGACGAAACCCGGGAGCCGGAGGACAAGCAGGGCCGGCACCTGGACTGTTCGGGGTATGTGCGGATGGTCTACGGCTTTCATCTGGGCGTGGACATGGTGGCGGTGAAGGACCCGGCGAAGAAGGCGCTGCCGCGCAAGTCCGGTGCGATGGTGGACTTCGCGCCCGGTGTGCGTGTCGCCCAGCGGGCGGGCAGTGGTGGTTCCGGGGTGGATCTGGGGCAGTTGCAGCCGGGGGATCTGGTTCTGTTCGATGTCCATGACGTGGCGGGTGATCCGGATGATCCGGAGTCGTACGACGTCGATCACGTGGGCATCTATCTCGGCCTCGACCAGGAGGACAAGCGGCGTTTCCTCTCCAGCCGCAAGAGTGCTGACGGGCCGACCATGGCCGACATCTCGGGTGCGTCGGTTCTGGACGGGCCGGGGATCTACGCGGACTCCCTGCATACCGTCCACCGCATCTGA
- a CDS encoding cytochrome P450, protein MRLGVRVRLRQDPLAYIEELSRGSTAEVMRLPWGGWCVRDTELAQVLLRDPEFNVGGSVFFGALLPDRGAQVEVGRAVRGLLREGVPSCRAVLGEAVAGLPVVSRWPGAGTRLVYRCLADVLLHPGAPEGVRGLLRQAAHEGVAVRAPYAWQRARAEVVRARLVGALAEEVRRRRRRPVGEPRDLLDAVLTVCPRAEMADRAVADLYLMMFRAIMSPVSSSLAWSVLLGCLHHTRAAPWPWPVDHVVREAVRHRPVPWMLGRTLPRAVELGGTVFEAGELLSVCPYLLHHDGRHWDAPDVFRPERWAESGGHGPYVPFGMGPFSCAGAAVAHTLLTESLAALTDQAFLTVAGGDARAVMSEGNAPRPFVLHRTPDPPSARQLGRR, encoded by the coding sequence ATGAGGCTCGGGGTCAGGGTTCGGCTGCGGCAGGATCCCCTCGCGTACATCGAGGAGCTGAGCCGTGGCAGCACGGCCGAGGTGATGCGGCTGCCGTGGGGTGGCTGGTGTGTCCGCGACACGGAGTTGGCGCAGGTGTTGCTGCGTGATCCGGAGTTCAATGTGGGCGGGTCGGTGTTCTTCGGTGCGTTGCTGCCCGATCGTGGTGCGCAGGTGGAGGTGGGTCGTGCGGTGCGCGGTCTGCTGCGGGAGGGTGTGCCGTCCTGTCGTGCCGTGCTGGGTGAGGCGGTGGCGGGTTTGCCGGTGGTGAGCCGGTGGCCGGGGGCCGGTACGCGGTTGGTGTACCGGTGTCTGGCGGATGTGTTGCTGCATCCTGGTGCGCCGGAGGGTGTGCGTGGGTTGTTGCGGCAGGCGGCGCATGAGGGTGTGGCGGTGCGTGCGCCGTATGCGTGGCAGCGGGCTCGGGCGGAGGTGGTGCGGGCCCGGTTGGTGGGGGCTTTGGCCGAGGAGGTGCGGCGTCGGCGTCGGCGGCCTGTGGGTGAGCCGCGGGATCTGCTGGATGCGGTGCTCACGGTGTGTCCGCGGGCGGAGATGGCTGATCGGGCGGTGGCCGATCTGTATCTGATGATGTTCCGGGCGATCATGTCTCCGGTCAGTTCGTCGCTGGCGTGGTCGGTGCTGTTGGGGTGTCTGCATCACACGCGGGCCGCGCCGTGGCCGTGGCCCGTGGATCATGTGGTGCGTGAGGCGGTGCGGCACCGTCCGGTGCCGTGGATGCTGGGGCGTACTCTTCCGCGGGCCGTGGAGCTCGGCGGCACCGTTTTCGAGGCCGGTGAGCTGCTCTCCGTCTGTCCGTATCTGCTGCATCACGATGGGCGTCATTGGGATGCTCCCGATGTTTTTCGGCCCGAGCGTTGGGCGGAGAGCGGTGGCCATGGGCCGTATGTGCCGTTCGGGATGGGGCCGTTCAGCTGTGCCGGTGCGGCGGTGGCGCACACGCTGCTCACGGAGTCGCTGGCCGCTCTGACCGATCAGGCTTTTCTGACCGTTGCCGGTGGTGATGCGCGCGCGGTCATGTCGGAGGGCAATGCCCCGCGGCCGTTCGTCCTGCACCGCACCCCAGACCCCCCGTCCGCCCGCCAGTTGGGGAGGAGGTGA